The window CTGCCTTTCTTGTTATTGTCATTTTTATTCATGATTATTTTACCATATTATTGAATTTTTACACACTAAAAATTATTAATATTATTAAATTTTCACTAATATATATTAATTTTATATTTTTACTTACTTAAATCTATTATATTTATTTGTTACAGCATTACCTTTATAATTAATTCAACTATCATCATTTTTATTATTGCTGAATTATACTTGTAAGTGCAAGTAAATAAAATTGCAAAAAATCTCATATAAAAATTTCATGATGCTAAGTTTATTTTAGAAAAAACAAAGCAAGGAGTTTTTATATGGGTTACAAACATCTTGGCATATATGAAAGAATTTATATTGAGAATCAATTGAAGTTTAAAGTAAAAATTAGTGAAATAGCTAAAAATCTTAATCGAAGTATTAGTACTATTATTCGAGAAGTCAATAGAAATAAAGATAGTAATCATTATTTTTCATTAATTGCACAAAATAAAGCAGAAAACAGAAAACAATCACATGTTTATTTTCATAAGTTTAAAAATAGAGAATTAGTAAAATATGTACAACAAAAATTACTATTAGGTTGATCGCCTGAACAAATTTATGGCAGAATTAAAAATTTTCATAAAGAATGAATTATTAGTTTTAAAACAATTTACAATTGAATTTATTCTGGATTACTTGAAAAAGTTACTAATAAAAATTTAAGAAGAAAAGGTAAGAAACGAAAATCTCAAGAAAATCGCGGTAAATTTAATGGTAAATCAATTAAAGAACGAAATATTAATGTTAATAATCGTATAACTGTTGGTCATTGAGAAGGTGATACTGTAGTATCATCACGAGGTAAAAGTAAATCATGTTTAATAACTTTAGTTGAAAGAACATCAAGATTTACTTTAGCAATGTTAGTTGAAAATAGAACTACTAAAGTTGTTAACGAAAACATTAGCCATTATTTATCAATTCTTCCAAATAATCTTGTTAAGACTATAACATTTGATAGGGGTAAAGAATTTTCTAATTGACAACAACTTGAAAAAAATTTAAATGTGAAAATTTATTTTGCTAATGCGTATTCGCCTTGACAAAGAGGTACTAATGAAAATACTAATGGTTTAATTAGAGAAAAATTTCCTAAAAAATTTAATTTTTCAAATACTACTAAAAATGCAGTTCATAAATTTATATTGTCTTTAAACCAAAGACCAAGAAAAATACTAAATTATCTTTCACCAATCGAATATTTGGTTAGAAAAATAATTTAGTTGCACTTAACTTTACAATTTGGCTCATTAATAAAATTAAATTTATCAAATTTCATAATCTTAAATTCCTTATAATTTCTATTTTAAATATATTTTATAGGAATTTTGTTTAATAAATAAGTAATGCAAGAAGTCTATTATATTTTTTTGCAATAATACGATATGTACTATATTCTTTTCAGTATTCTAAAGTCATAAGTAATCTTTGCTCTATTGATAATTTATTTGGTCTACCACCAATTTGTTTTTGTTTAGCTTCAGCTTCTTTTAAAATTTCTACCATTTTCATGAAAGTTTTATATTTTATGCCGATTAGACTATAAAATTCATTTTTATCTTTGTATTTATCTAACATTTGTACTTCACCTAGGAAATAATATTATCAAAATAGTAGATAAAATTAAAGGTTATGTACCAAGTCTAGAAAATAAAATATAAAACAAAAACAACGGTAAATGCTAGTAAAAATCACATTCAATAATTTCATAAAAAATTAATAAAAATCATAATTATTTAATAACCTTAGGATATTCTTTATGTGGATTAATATTAATATTTTCAATTTTTATAACTTTATTAGTAATATCATCAATAAATAAAACAATACCATTAATTTGCCCCTCACCAATTGCTGGCTTAAATTTAATTGGCAAATTATTTTTCTGACGATAAATAACTTCTGTTGGATTAGCACCAATAATTGAATAATAAGCTCCCGTCATTCCAATATCAGTAATAAATCCGGTTTCTTTTGGCAAAATTCTCGCATCATTAGTTTGTACATGCGTATGCGTTCCTCATAATGCTGTAATCTTACCATCATAATTTCAAGCTAAAGCAATTTTTTCAGCACTTGCTTCAGCATGGCAATCAACTAAGTGAATATCACTGTCATCTTCTTTTAAGAGCGTATCCATTTCAAAATATGGATTTTGTGATGAACCCATAAAAGCACTACCAATTAAATTGGTAACGCGAATTTTTTTATCTTTAATAGTAAATATTGAAGAACCTTTACCAGGATGGTAGGGATTACTATTTAATGGTCGTAAAATATCATCATTATCAACTATTAAATCTAACATATCCGGTTTATCAAATGTATGATTACCACCAGTAATCACATCAACATTAATTCGCTTTAAAAAATGATAATGCTCTTTAATCATTGATTTTCCATGACTAATATTTTCTCCATTAACAATGACAAAATCAATTTGATAATCTTTTCTTAATGATTCTAAATATTCTTCTAAAATATTACGACCAATTTGACCATAAATATCACCAATAACTAAAATATTCATATTTTTTCTTCTTTCTAATCAATTTTTCTTAACTCAGCAATTAACATTCCTATATTTGCTTCCGTTTCATTTTCATAATATGCATATAATGTTTTTCGACGAATATCTTTTGCTAATAACTGCATCTTTTCTTCATAAGCATTTAGGATATTAATTATCTTACTAATAGCATCATGAACAGCACTACGAGAAACATTTAATTCATTAGCAATCTCTTGTAATGAAAAATTTTCCATTAAATAAAGCGAAAAGTATTTTTGCTGTTTCTGTGTTAATAACTTACTATATAAATCATATAATAAATTTAATTCATTAGTCTTACTAAGATCTCACATTTTTATCCTTATCCTATCTACTCGTAACTTCTTTTATTAATCCTTGAATATATTGCTCTAAATCAAATTCTTCTAAATCATCAAGTTTTTCACCAAGACCAATATATTTTACAGGAATATTTAAACTTTCTTTAATCGCTAAAATAATTCCTCCCTTAGAAGAACCATCCATCTTGGTTAAAATAATCCCCGTAACTGGGGCTACTTCGGTAAAGTTTTGTGCTTGGGAAATGCCATTTTGTCCCATTGTAGCATCAACTACTAATAATGTTTCATGAGGGGCATCAATGATTACCTTTTGAATAACTTTATATATTTTATTTAATTCATTCATTAAATTAGTTTTAGTTTGTAACCTGCCAGCACTATCGCAAAGAACAACATCAACTTCTAATTCTTGACCTTTTTTAATACCAGTATAAATAACACTAGCAGGATCTTGTTGTTCTTTACTCGGCATCACAATTGGCACTTGCAAGCGTTTTGCTCACTGCGATAATTGTTCAACAGCACCAGCTCTAAAAGTATCCCCAGCTACTAATAAAACTTTTTTATTTTGTTGTAATAGCAAATAAGCTAATTTAGCAATTGATGTTGTTTTACCAGCACCATTAACACCAACAACCAAAATAACATTTAATTGATTATCCAAAATATTTAAAGTTGTTGTAATAAACGAATTACTAGCATAAATAGCAAACATCTTATCAATAATAAGTTCATTAATTATTTCTGGATCTTTAATATTATTAATTCTAACTTCATTTTTAATTTCATTAACAATTTGCAATGCCATTTTAACACCAACATCAGCTAAAATTAATGTATTTTCTAATTCTTCAAAATATGTTTCATCAATAACACGATGCTTAGTAACTAAAATCTGTAATTTTTGTAAAAAAGATTTTCGAGATTTATTCAACCCTTTTTCATATTTTAAAGAGCTTTTAGATAAAATTTTATCTTTTAATTTTTTTAACATTAAATTCTCCTAATATGCATAACTTATAAATAATTTAATAATTTATCATCATTAAATACTTGCTCAATTACTCCACTACCTAAACAAACATCACCTTGATAAAATACTGCAACTTGCCCTGGAGTAATAGCTCTTACCTTATTTGTAATAACAACATTAACACAATTATTATCTAATAATAATAATTTAACATCATAAGAAATTTGTTGATAACGAAACTTTGCTGTAATCGGTAAATCTAATAACGGTAAAGAATTATTAATTCAGTTAACATTAATAACTAAACAACCATTAGCTCATAATCATTCCTTATCACTGCCACTAGCAACAAAAAGAATTTTTTGATAATAGTCTTTACCAACAACAAAATAACGATTATTCATTCCTGATAAATCAATGCCTTTTCTTTGACCAATTGTATAATACATAATTCCTTGATGCGTCCCAATAACTTTATTACTTTTAATATCAACAATATTACCAACTTGGGCAGGAATATAATTTTGTAAAAATTGTTTAAAATTTCTTTTACCAATAAAACAAATTCCTGTTGAATCTTTTTTATTAGCTGTTACTAAATTTAATTTCTTAGCTAATTGCCTAACTTCTACTTTTTTAATATCGCCTAAAGGAAAAATAGTTTTTGCTAACTGTTCTTGATTTAATTGTGATAAAAAATAAGTTTGATCTTTTGTTTCATCCTTGGCTTTTAATAATTCATATTTTTTTGTTTCATCATTATATTTAACTTTAGCATAATGTCCCATGGCAATATAATCAGCATTTAATTTTTCCAACGCATAATTTAAAAAAGCAGAAAATTTAATATATTTATTACATAAAATATCAGGATTAGGTGTTCTCCCCTTTTCATATTCTTCTAAAAAATAGGTAAACACATATTGTCAATATTCTTCAACAAAATTAACACGATATAAATCAATATTTAATTGTTCAGCAACTTTTTTAGCATCTAAATAATCAACTTGCGTTGGACAAATAGCATCATTAATAGATTTATTTCCTAAAATATCATTATTTACTAATGAATCTCAATTACGCATAAATAATCCAATAACATCATATCCTTGTTGTTTTAATAAATATGCCGCAATGGAAGAATCCACTCCCCCACTCATACCCATAACAACTCTTCCTTTCATCAATTTCACCTTCTCAAATTTATTAACTTTCCCTGTTAATTTTACAACAAATAACAACAAATTACATCTTTTTATAATTTAGCAGTATTTTAAGAAAAAATAATTAAAAATCCTAATAATAAAGATAAGACTTGGTACATAACCTTTAATTTTATCTACTATTTTGATAATATTATTTCCTAGGTGAAGTACAAATGTTAGATAAATACAAAGACGAAAATGAATTTTATAGTTTGGTAGGCGCAAAATGTTATAGTTATGTACCAAGTCTAATATAAATAACTATAATTAAATTTATCAAAATCTCGGCGTTGTATCATTAAATAATCTAATTTATCTTGAAACTGATTATACTGATACTCACCATCATTTTTAGTTATTACAGTCGGGTAATTGGTTGCTCATTATCTTTTTCTGGTAAAGGGGGCATTTTGGCAGAGAATAAAACTATACGATAAGCACTTGAAACTTTTTCAAATGAAATTTTAACATTAACAATTTCGTTGAGTCAACAACTATCAACATTGTAAGTAAAATTATAAATACGATAACCATTTATTAGACTTCTTGCATTACTTATTAAAATAATTACAAATTATTTGTAAATAAAAAATACTATATAGTAATTTCTAACTTTTATTAGGTTAATACTTATGGATTTTATTAAATGTGTAAATTTTGACACAACAAAAAATTATTTTATTATTTAAATTTAATTTTAAATAAATATTTTATGTTATCTATAATTGCAAATTATAAATTGAAGCAATTAAATTAAATCTTAAACTAAATCGTTTTCTACGATTACGATATTTTTCAGTAATAATTTTAAATTTTTTAAGAATAGCAAAAATATTTTCAATAATAATTCTCATTTTTGAAATTAATTTATTATTATGTTTTTGTTCTTTATTTAAAGGGTTTTTCTTTGTTTTTTTCTTAGGTATTAGAACATTACTATGAATTTTTTGTATTCCTTGATAACCATTATCAACTATTAATTTAGTATTTTTTAAAATTGGGATTTTTGATTCTTTAAATAAACAAAAATCATGCTTTTTACCGAGAGAAAAATTTGTTGCAATAATTATTTTGCTTTCTTTTTCAATAATTACTTGTGTTTTAATAGTGTGTTTTTTCTTTTTTCCTGAATAAGATTGTTTTTGTCTTTTTTTGGGCGTTGAATGGGTGTTTCTGTAGCATCAATAATAATTGTTTTATCATTAAAATAATCATTTATTAATGCTTTTTTACCAGCAAGTTGTTGAAAATCAGGATGTTTGATTAAAATATCTTCAATTCACTTGATATTTCGATAACAACTAGCTTCACTAATATCAAAACTTTTACCAAGATGAAAATAAGTACGATATTCTCGTCAATATGATAAAGTCATCAATAATCTATTTTCTAATGATAATTTATTATTTTTACCACCTCTTTTAAACTTTTTTAACTCAGCTTCTTTTAAAATATTTAACATTTTATTAAAAGTACTTTGCTTTATTCCAGTTAATCGTAATAATTCTTTATCATTAATAAAATTAAATTTATCAAATTTCATAATCTTAAATTCCTTATAATTTCTATTTTAAATATATTTTATAGGAATTTTGTTTAATAAATAAGTAATGCAAGAAGTCTATTTTTTTATAAACACCATTTTTGTTATAAAGATTAGTAAATTCTGAACTATACAAATAAAATTGTTTTTGTGGTAATGGAAAATAAGGTAATAAAATATCACTTTTAGTAAAATCAATCATAACACTTTTTACATTAGGGATTATAATTAAACCACTATTCTTAACACTAGCAAACTCTAATTCACAACTATCTCCACATTGACCTGGGGTTTGTAGCTCGTTTTTCTCGTTTCATAAAGGAATTGTTCCATATTGAGTTTTGGTGGTTGTTTTGTATCAAAGAAGGCATCCAAAGGAACTAAACCAATAAACATTACAATAAATCAAGAAATAATCTTATGCATCTCATCACACCTTAAAACTCTTTTTCATTAGACTTGGTACATAACTATAACATTTTGCACCTACCAAACTATAAAATTCACTTTCATCTTTATATTTATCTAACATTTGTACTTCACCTAGAAAATAATATTATCAAAATAGTAGATAAAATTGAGGGTTATGTACCAAGTCTATTATATTTTTTTGCAATAATACGATATGTACTATATTCTTTTCAGTATTCTAAAGTCATAAGTAATCTTTGCTCTATTGATAATTTATTTGGTCTACCACCAATTTGTTTTTGTTTAGCTTCAGTTTCTTTTAAAATTTCAACCATTTTCATGAAAGTTTTATATTTTATGCCTATTAGACTATAAAATTCATTTTCGTTTTTGTATTTATCTAACATTTGTACTTCACCTAGGAAATAATATTATCAAAATAGTAGATAAAATTAAATATATTGTTGATAAAATGCAAGTCGTTCCTAAAATTTGGAAAATCGGATGTTGAGAAAATAATCTAATCATTGGTTTAAACAAATCTAAAATTTTAATATTATTGCTGAATTATACTTGTAAGTGCAAGTAAATAAAATTGCAAAAAATCTTATATAAAAATTTCATGATGCTAAGTTTATTTTAGAAAAAACAAAGCAAGGAGTTTTTATATGGGTTACAAACATCTTGGCATATATGAAAGAATTTATATTGAGAATCAATTGAAGTTTAAAGTAAAAATTAGTGAAATAGCTAAAAATCTTAATCGAAGTATTAGTACTATTATTCGAGAAGTCAATAGAAATAAAGATAGTAATCATTATTTTTCATTAATTGCACAAAATAAAGCAGAAAACAGAAAACAATCACATGTTTATTTTCATAAGTTTAAAAATAGAGAATTAGTAAAATATGTACAACAAAAATTACTATTAGGTTGATCGCCTGAACAAATTTATGGCAGAATTAAAAATTTTCATAAAGAATGAATTATTAGTTTTAAAACAATTTACAATTGAATTTATTCTGGATTACTTGAAAAAGTTACTAATAAAAATTTAAGAAGAAAAGGTAAGAAACGAAAATCTCAAGAAAATCGCGGTAAATTTAATGGTAAATCAATTAAAGAACGAAATATTAATGTTAATAATCGTATAACTGTTGGTCATTGAGAAGGTGATACTGTAGTATCATCACGAGGTAAAAGTAAATCATGTTTAATAACTTTAGTTGAAAGAACATCAAGATTTACTTTAGCAA is drawn from Spiroplasma endosymbiont of Asaphidion curtum and contains these coding sequences:
- a CDS encoding transposase family protein produces the protein MLDKYKNENEFYSLIGIKYKTFMKMVEILKETEAKQKQIGGRPNKLSIEQRLLMTLEYWKEYSTYRIIAKKYNRLGT
- a CDS encoding TIGR00282 family metallophosphoesterase, with translation MNILVIGDIYGQIGRNILEEYLESLRKDYQIDFVIVNGENISHGKSMIKEHYHFLKRINVDVITGGNHTFDKPDMLDLIVDNDDILRPLNSNPYHPGKGSSIFTIKDKKIRVTNLIGSAFMGSSQNPYFEMDTLLKEDDSDIHLVDCHAEASAEKIALAWNYDGKITALWGTHTHVQTNDARILPKETGFITDIGMTGAYYSIIGANPTEVIYRQKNNLPIKFKPAIGEGQINGIVLFIDDITNKVIKIENININPHKEYPKVIK
- the mnmA gene encoding tRNA 2-thiouridine(34) synthase MnmA; amino-acid sequence: MKGRVVMGMSGGVDSSIAAYLLKQQGYDVIGLFMRNWDSLVNNDILGNKSINDAICPTQVDYLDAKKVAEQLNIDLYRVNFVEEYWQYVFTYFLEEYEKGRTPNPDILCNKYIKFSAFLNYALEKLNADYIAMGHYAKVKYNDETKKYELLKAKDETKDQTYFLSQLNQEQLAKTIFPLGDIKKVEVRQLAKKLNLVTANKKDSTGICFIGKRNFKQFLQNYIPAQVGNIVDIKSNKVIGTHQGIMYYTIGQRKGIDLSGMNNRYFVVGKDYYQKILFVASGSDKEWLWANGCLVINVNWINNSLPLLDLPITAKFRYQQISYDVKLLLLDNNCVNVVITNKVRAITPGQVAVFYQGDVCLGSGVIEQVFNDDKLLNYL
- a CDS encoding IS30 family transposase, with translation MGYKHLGIYERIYIENQLKFKVKISEIAKNLNRSISTIIREVNRNKDSNHYFSLIAQNKAENRKQSHVYFHKFKNRELVKYVQQKLLLGWSPEQIYGRIKNFHKEWIISFKTIYNWIYSGLLEKVTNKNLRRKGKKRKSQENRGKFNGKSIKERNINVNNRITVGHWEGDTVVSSRGKSKSCLITLVERTSRFTLAMLVENRTTKVVNENISHYLSILPNNLVKTITFDRGKEFSNWQQLEKNLNVKIYFANAYSPWQRGTNENTNGLIREKFPKKFNFSNTTKNAVHKFILSLNQRPRKILNYLSPIEYLVRKII
- the ylxM gene encoding YlxM family DNA-binding protein, producing the protein MWDLSKTNELNLLYDLYSKLLTQKQQKYFSLYLMENFSLQEIANELNVSRSAVHDAISKIINILNAYEEKMQLLAKDIRRKTLYAYYENETEANIGMLIAELRKID
- the ftsY gene encoding signal recognition particle-docking protein FtsY, with the translated sequence MLKKLKDKILSKSSLKYEKGLNKSRKSFLQKLQILVTKHRVIDETYFEELENTLILADVGVKMALQIVNEIKNEVRINNIKDPEIINELIIDKMFAIYASNSFITTTLNILDNQLNVILVVGVNGAGKTTSIAKLAYLLLQQNKKVLLVAGDTFRAGAVEQLSQWAKRLQVPIVMPSKEQQDPASVIYTGIKKGQELEVDVVLCDSAGRLQTKTNLMNELNKIYKVIQKVIIDAPHETLLVVDATMGQNGISQAQNFTEVAPVTGIILTKMDGSSKGGIILAIKESLNIPVKYIGLGEKLDDLEEFDLEQYIQGLIKEVTSR
- a CDS encoding IS5 family transposase (programmed frameshift); translated protein: MKFDKFNFINDKELLRLTGIKQSTFNKMLNILKEAELKKFKRGGKNNKLSLENRLLMTLSYWREYRTYFHLGKSFDISEASCYRNIKWIEDILIKHPDFQQLAGKKALINDYFNDKTIIIDATETPIQRPKKGQKQSYSGKKKKHTIKTQVIIEKESKIIIATNFSLGKKHDFCLFKESKIPILKNTKLIVDNGYQGIQKIHSNVLIPKKKTKKNPLNKEQKHNNKLISKMRIIIENIFAILKKFKIITEKYRNRRKRFSLRFNLIASIYNLQL
- a CDS encoding transposase family protein, with the protein product MLDKYKDKNEFYSLIGIKYKTFMKMVEILKEAEAKQKQIGGRPNKLSIEQRLLMTLEYWKEYSTYRIIAKKYNRLLALLIY
- a CDS encoding IS30 family transposase, with translation MGYKHLGIYERIYIENQLKFKVKISEIAKNLNRSISTIIREVNRNKDSNHYFSLIAQNKAENRKQSHVYFHKFKNRELVKYVQQKLLLGWSPEQIYGRIKNFHKEWIISFKTIYNWIYSGLLEKVTNKNLRRKGKKRKSQENRGKFNGKSIKERNINVNNRITVGHWEGDTVVSSRGKSKSCLITLVERTSRFTLAMLVENRTTKVVNENISHYLSILPNNLVKTITFDRGKEFSNWQQLEKNLNVKIYFANAYSPWQRGTNENTNGLIREKFPKKFNFSNTTKNAVHKFILSLNQRPRKILNYLSPIEYLVRKII